The Takifugu flavidus isolate HTHZ2018 chromosome 21, ASM371156v2, whole genome shotgun sequence genome has a window encoding:
- the rxrba gene encoding retinoic acid receptor RXR-beta-A isoform X1, with translation MCESRLWFRPTNPARASVRGLEFDSGLFGAGARRRVAANLGPVPASIMGDSRDSRSPDSSSVSSPPSGQRSPPLVPSAAASMTSLPPITTTGVSSPISSIDSPFSVISSSMGSPCLPGTPSVGYGPISSPQINSTVSMSGLHAVSSSDDVKPPLGLKQLSSHSQGPMLSQKRLCCICGDRSSGKHYGVYSCEGCKGFFKRTVRKDLTYTCRDNKDCTVDKRQRNRCQYCRYQKCLAMGMKREAVQEERQRNKEREGEVESTSVVNEEMPVEKILEAEMAVEQKTELHADGSSGCSSPNDPVTNICQAADKQLFTLVEWAKRIPHFSELPLDDQVILLRAGWNELLIASFSHRSISVKDGILLATGLHVHRNSAHSAGVGAIFDRAHNAEVGAIFDRVLTELVSKMRDMQMDKTELGCLRAIILFNPGLYSSLSDFTIRHVLIGDLCRTTLSSSRVLSGSHHFYQDAKGLSNPSEVELLRERVYASLEAYCKQKYPDQQGRFAKLLLRLPALRSIGLKCLEHLFFFKLIGDTPIDTFLMEMLEAPHQLT, from the exons ATGTGCGAA AGCCGTCTTTGGTTTCGCCCAACAAACCCGGCCCGGGCCTCAGTCCGCGGTCTTGAGTTTGACAGCGGGCTGTTCGGAGCTGGAGCACGTCGGCGTGTTGCTGCCAACCTCGGCCCGGTCCCAGCCTCCATCATGGGAGACAGCAGGG ATTCCCGTAGCCCAGACAGCTCGTCTGTGTCCTCCCCTCCATCAGGCCAGCGCTCGCCTCCGCTGGTTccctcagctgcagcttccatGACCTCCCTGCCTCCTATCACCACCACTGGTGTCAGCAGCCCCATCAGTAGCATTGATTCCCCGTTTTCTGTCATCAGCTCTTCCATGGGTTCCCCATGTCTACCTGGCACACCTTCAGTTGGCTATGGGCCCATTAGCAGTCCACAG ATCAACTCAACAGTTTCTATGTCAGGGCTTCATGCAGTGAGCAGCTCTGACGATGTGAAACCTCCGCTGGGCTTGAAGCAGCTGTCGTCCCACAGCCAGGGACCGATGCTTTCTCAGAAACGCCTTTGTTGCATCTGTGGAGACAGATCCTCTG GCAAGCACTATGGCGTTTACAGCTGTGAGGGCTGTAAAGGCTTCTTTAAGAGGACAGTGCGCAAGGATTTGACCTATACCTGTCGGGACAATAAAGACTGCACTGTGGACAAAAGACAGAGGAACCGCTGCCAGTACTGCCGTTACCAGAAGTGCCTGGCCATGGGGATGAAGAGGGAAG ctgtccAAGAGGAGCGGCAGAGAAACAAGGAGCGAGAAGGTGAAGTGGAGTCGACCAGCGTGGTGAACGAGGAGATGCCGGTAGAGAAGATTTTGGAGGCGGAGATGGCTGTAGAGCAGAAGACGGAGCTGCATGCAGATGGAAGCTCAGGATGCAGCTCT CCCAACGACCCTGTCACCAACATCTGCCAGGCAGCAGACAAGCAGCTCTTCACACTGGTGGAGTGGGCCAAGAGGATCCCTCACTTCTCTGAGCTACCCCTGGATGACCAAGTCATCCTGCTACGTGCAG GTTGGAATGAGCTCCTGATTGCATCATTCTCCCATCGCTCCATCTCGGTAAAGGATGGGATTCTACTGGCCACTGGTCTGCATGTCCACAGGAACAGCGCTCACAGTGCGGGCGTCGGCGCCAtctttgacag GGCGCACAATGCTGAGGTTGGGGCCATATTTGACAG AGTTTTGACTGAACTTGTAAGCAAGATGAGGGACATGCAGATGGACAAAACAGAGCTGGGCTGCCTGCGAGCCATCATCCTGTTCAAcccag GCCTTTACAGCAGTCTCTCTGACTTCACCATCAG GCACGTCTTGATCGGAGACCTTTGCAGAACTACTTTGTCTTCGTCCAGAGTCCTCTCTGGATCACATCATTTCTACCA AGATGCCAAGGGGCTGTCCAACCCCAGTgaagtggagctgctgagggAGAGAGTGTACGCATCTCTGGAGGCTTACTGCAAACAGAAATACCCCGATCAGCAGGGCAG GTTTGCAAAGCTCCTCCTCCGGCTCCCAGCGCTGCGCTCCATTGGTCTGAAGTGCCTGGAGCACCTGTTCTTCTTCAAACTGATTGGGGACACACCCATTGACACCTTCCTGATGGAGATGCTAGAGGCGCCTCATCAGCTCACCTAG
- the rxrba gene encoding retinoic acid receptor RXR-beta-A isoform X3, with product MCESRLWFRPTNPARASVRGLEFDSGLFGAGARRRVAANLGPVPASIMGDSRDSRSPDSSSVSSPPSGQRSPPLVPSAAASMTSLPPITTTGVSSPISSIDSPFSVISSSMGSPCLPGTPSVGYGPISSPQINSTVSMSGLHAVSSSDDVKPPLGLKQLSSHSQGPMLSQKRLCCICGDRSSGKHYGVYSCEGCKGFFKRTVRKDLTYTCRDNKDCTVDKRQRNRCQYCRYQKCLAMGMKREAVQEERQRNKEREGEVESTSVVNEEMPVEKILEAEMAVEQKTELHADGSSGCSSPNDPVTNICQAADKQLFTLVEWAKRIPHFSELPLDDQVILLRAGWNELLIASFSHRSISVKDGILLATGLHVHRNSAHSAGVGAIFDRAHNAEVGAIFDRVLTELVSKMRDMQMDKTELGCLRAIILFNPDAKGLSNPSEVELLRERVYASLEAYCKQKYPDQQGRFAKLLLRLPALRSIGLKCLEHLFFFKLIGDTPIDTFLMEMLEAPHQLT from the exons ATGTGCGAA AGCCGTCTTTGGTTTCGCCCAACAAACCCGGCCCGGGCCTCAGTCCGCGGTCTTGAGTTTGACAGCGGGCTGTTCGGAGCTGGAGCACGTCGGCGTGTTGCTGCCAACCTCGGCCCGGTCCCAGCCTCCATCATGGGAGACAGCAGGG ATTCCCGTAGCCCAGACAGCTCGTCTGTGTCCTCCCCTCCATCAGGCCAGCGCTCGCCTCCGCTGGTTccctcagctgcagcttccatGACCTCCCTGCCTCCTATCACCACCACTGGTGTCAGCAGCCCCATCAGTAGCATTGATTCCCCGTTTTCTGTCATCAGCTCTTCCATGGGTTCCCCATGTCTACCTGGCACACCTTCAGTTGGCTATGGGCCCATTAGCAGTCCACAG ATCAACTCAACAGTTTCTATGTCAGGGCTTCATGCAGTGAGCAGCTCTGACGATGTGAAACCTCCGCTGGGCTTGAAGCAGCTGTCGTCCCACAGCCAGGGACCGATGCTTTCTCAGAAACGCCTTTGTTGCATCTGTGGAGACAGATCCTCTG GCAAGCACTATGGCGTTTACAGCTGTGAGGGCTGTAAAGGCTTCTTTAAGAGGACAGTGCGCAAGGATTTGACCTATACCTGTCGGGACAATAAAGACTGCACTGTGGACAAAAGACAGAGGAACCGCTGCCAGTACTGCCGTTACCAGAAGTGCCTGGCCATGGGGATGAAGAGGGAAG ctgtccAAGAGGAGCGGCAGAGAAACAAGGAGCGAGAAGGTGAAGTGGAGTCGACCAGCGTGGTGAACGAGGAGATGCCGGTAGAGAAGATTTTGGAGGCGGAGATGGCTGTAGAGCAGAAGACGGAGCTGCATGCAGATGGAAGCTCAGGATGCAGCTCT CCCAACGACCCTGTCACCAACATCTGCCAGGCAGCAGACAAGCAGCTCTTCACACTGGTGGAGTGGGCCAAGAGGATCCCTCACTTCTCTGAGCTACCCCTGGATGACCAAGTCATCCTGCTACGTGCAG GTTGGAATGAGCTCCTGATTGCATCATTCTCCCATCGCTCCATCTCGGTAAAGGATGGGATTCTACTGGCCACTGGTCTGCATGTCCACAGGAACAGCGCTCACAGTGCGGGCGTCGGCGCCAtctttgacag GGCGCACAATGCTGAGGTTGGGGCCATATTTGACAG AGTTTTGACTGAACTTGTAAGCAAGATGAGGGACATGCAGATGGACAAAACAGAGCTGGGCTGCCTGCGAGCCATCATCCTGTTCAAcccag ATGCCAAGGGGCTGTCCAACCCCAGTgaagtggagctgctgagggAGAGAGTGTACGCATCTCTGGAGGCTTACTGCAAACAGAAATACCCCGATCAGCAGGGCAG GTTTGCAAAGCTCCTCCTCCGGCTCCCAGCGCTGCGCTCCATTGGTCTGAAGTGCCTGGAGCACCTGTTCTTCTTCAAACTGATTGGGGACACACCCATTGACACCTTCCTGATGGAGATGCTAGAGGCGCCTCATCAGCTCACCTAG
- the rxrba gene encoding retinoic acid receptor RXR-beta-A isoform X5 translates to MCESRLWFRPTNPARASVRGLEFDSGLFGAGARRRVAANLGPVPASIMGDSRDSRSPDSSSVSSPPSGQRSPPLVPSAAASMTSLPPITTTGVSSPISSIDSPFSVISSSMGSPCLPGTPSVGYGPISSPQINSTVSMSGLHAVSSSDDVKPPLGLKQLSSHSQGPMLSQKRLCCICGDRSSGKHYGVYSCEGCKGFFKRTVRKDLTYTCRDNKDCTVDKRQRNRCQYCRYQKCLAMGMKREAVQEERQRNKEREGEVESTSVVNEEMPVEKILEAEMAVEQKTELHADGSSGCSSPNDPVTNICQAADKQLFTLVEWAKRIPHFSELPLDDQVILLRAGWNELLIASFSHRSISVKDGILLATGLHVHRNSAHSAGVGAIFDRVLTELVSKMRDMQMDKTELGCLRAIILFNPDAKGLSNPSEVELLRERVYASLEAYCKQKYPDQQGRFAKLLLRLPALRSIGLKCLEHLFFFKLIGDTPIDTFLMEMLEAPHQLT, encoded by the exons ATGTGCGAA AGCCGTCTTTGGTTTCGCCCAACAAACCCGGCCCGGGCCTCAGTCCGCGGTCTTGAGTTTGACAGCGGGCTGTTCGGAGCTGGAGCACGTCGGCGTGTTGCTGCCAACCTCGGCCCGGTCCCAGCCTCCATCATGGGAGACAGCAGGG ATTCCCGTAGCCCAGACAGCTCGTCTGTGTCCTCCCCTCCATCAGGCCAGCGCTCGCCTCCGCTGGTTccctcagctgcagcttccatGACCTCCCTGCCTCCTATCACCACCACTGGTGTCAGCAGCCCCATCAGTAGCATTGATTCCCCGTTTTCTGTCATCAGCTCTTCCATGGGTTCCCCATGTCTACCTGGCACACCTTCAGTTGGCTATGGGCCCATTAGCAGTCCACAG ATCAACTCAACAGTTTCTATGTCAGGGCTTCATGCAGTGAGCAGCTCTGACGATGTGAAACCTCCGCTGGGCTTGAAGCAGCTGTCGTCCCACAGCCAGGGACCGATGCTTTCTCAGAAACGCCTTTGTTGCATCTGTGGAGACAGATCCTCTG GCAAGCACTATGGCGTTTACAGCTGTGAGGGCTGTAAAGGCTTCTTTAAGAGGACAGTGCGCAAGGATTTGACCTATACCTGTCGGGACAATAAAGACTGCACTGTGGACAAAAGACAGAGGAACCGCTGCCAGTACTGCCGTTACCAGAAGTGCCTGGCCATGGGGATGAAGAGGGAAG ctgtccAAGAGGAGCGGCAGAGAAACAAGGAGCGAGAAGGTGAAGTGGAGTCGACCAGCGTGGTGAACGAGGAGATGCCGGTAGAGAAGATTTTGGAGGCGGAGATGGCTGTAGAGCAGAAGACGGAGCTGCATGCAGATGGAAGCTCAGGATGCAGCTCT CCCAACGACCCTGTCACCAACATCTGCCAGGCAGCAGACAAGCAGCTCTTCACACTGGTGGAGTGGGCCAAGAGGATCCCTCACTTCTCTGAGCTACCCCTGGATGACCAAGTCATCCTGCTACGTGCAG GTTGGAATGAGCTCCTGATTGCATCATTCTCCCATCGCTCCATCTCGGTAAAGGATGGGATTCTACTGGCCACTGGTCTGCATGTCCACAGGAACAGCGCTCACAGTGCGGGCGTCGGCGCCAtctttgacag AGTTTTGACTGAACTTGTAAGCAAGATGAGGGACATGCAGATGGACAAAACAGAGCTGGGCTGCCTGCGAGCCATCATCCTGTTCAAcccag ATGCCAAGGGGCTGTCCAACCCCAGTgaagtggagctgctgagggAGAGAGTGTACGCATCTCTGGAGGCTTACTGCAAACAGAAATACCCCGATCAGCAGGGCAG GTTTGCAAAGCTCCTCCTCCGGCTCCCAGCGCTGCGCTCCATTGGTCTGAAGTGCCTGGAGCACCTGTTCTTCTTCAAACTGATTGGGGACACACCCATTGACACCTTCCTGATGGAGATGCTAGAGGCGCCTCATCAGCTCACCTAG
- the rxrba gene encoding retinoic acid receptor RXR-beta-A isoform X4, with product MGDSRDSRSPDSSSVSSPPSGQRSPPLVPSAAASMTSLPPITTTGVSSPISSIDSPFSVISSSMGSPCLPGTPSVGYGPISSPQINSTVSMSGLHAVSSSDDVKPPLGLKQLSSHSQGPMLSQKRLCCICGDRSSGKHYGVYSCEGCKGFFKRTVRKDLTYTCRDNKDCTVDKRQRNRCQYCRYQKCLAMGMKREAVQEERQRNKEREGEVESTSVVNEEMPVEKILEAEMAVEQKTELHADGSSGCSSPNDPVTNICQAADKQLFTLVEWAKRIPHFSELPLDDQVILLRAGWNELLIASFSHRSISVKDGILLATGLHVHRNSAHSAGVGAIFDRAHNAEVGAIFDRVLTELVSKMRDMQMDKTELGCLRAIILFNPGLYSSLSDFTIRHVLIGDLCRTTLSSSRVLSGSHHFYQDAKGLSNPSEVELLRERVYASLEAYCKQKYPDQQGRFAKLLLRLPALRSIGLKCLEHLFFFKLIGDTPIDTFLMEMLEAPHQLT from the exons ATGGGAGACAGCAGGG ATTCCCGTAGCCCAGACAGCTCGTCTGTGTCCTCCCCTCCATCAGGCCAGCGCTCGCCTCCGCTGGTTccctcagctgcagcttccatGACCTCCCTGCCTCCTATCACCACCACTGGTGTCAGCAGCCCCATCAGTAGCATTGATTCCCCGTTTTCTGTCATCAGCTCTTCCATGGGTTCCCCATGTCTACCTGGCACACCTTCAGTTGGCTATGGGCCCATTAGCAGTCCACAG ATCAACTCAACAGTTTCTATGTCAGGGCTTCATGCAGTGAGCAGCTCTGACGATGTGAAACCTCCGCTGGGCTTGAAGCAGCTGTCGTCCCACAGCCAGGGACCGATGCTTTCTCAGAAACGCCTTTGTTGCATCTGTGGAGACAGATCCTCTG GCAAGCACTATGGCGTTTACAGCTGTGAGGGCTGTAAAGGCTTCTTTAAGAGGACAGTGCGCAAGGATTTGACCTATACCTGTCGGGACAATAAAGACTGCACTGTGGACAAAAGACAGAGGAACCGCTGCCAGTACTGCCGTTACCAGAAGTGCCTGGCCATGGGGATGAAGAGGGAAG ctgtccAAGAGGAGCGGCAGAGAAACAAGGAGCGAGAAGGTGAAGTGGAGTCGACCAGCGTGGTGAACGAGGAGATGCCGGTAGAGAAGATTTTGGAGGCGGAGATGGCTGTAGAGCAGAAGACGGAGCTGCATGCAGATGGAAGCTCAGGATGCAGCTCT CCCAACGACCCTGTCACCAACATCTGCCAGGCAGCAGACAAGCAGCTCTTCACACTGGTGGAGTGGGCCAAGAGGATCCCTCACTTCTCTGAGCTACCCCTGGATGACCAAGTCATCCTGCTACGTGCAG GTTGGAATGAGCTCCTGATTGCATCATTCTCCCATCGCTCCATCTCGGTAAAGGATGGGATTCTACTGGCCACTGGTCTGCATGTCCACAGGAACAGCGCTCACAGTGCGGGCGTCGGCGCCAtctttgacag GGCGCACAATGCTGAGGTTGGGGCCATATTTGACAG AGTTTTGACTGAACTTGTAAGCAAGATGAGGGACATGCAGATGGACAAAACAGAGCTGGGCTGCCTGCGAGCCATCATCCTGTTCAAcccag GCCTTTACAGCAGTCTCTCTGACTTCACCATCAG GCACGTCTTGATCGGAGACCTTTGCAGAACTACTTTGTCTTCGTCCAGAGTCCTCTCTGGATCACATCATTTCTACCA AGATGCCAAGGGGCTGTCCAACCCCAGTgaagtggagctgctgagggAGAGAGTGTACGCATCTCTGGAGGCTTACTGCAAACAGAAATACCCCGATCAGCAGGGCAG GTTTGCAAAGCTCCTCCTCCGGCTCCCAGCGCTGCGCTCCATTGGTCTGAAGTGCCTGGAGCACCTGTTCTTCTTCAAACTGATTGGGGACACACCCATTGACACCTTCCTGATGGAGATGCTAGAGGCGCCTCATCAGCTCACCTAG
- the rxrba gene encoding retinoic acid receptor RXR-beta-A isoform X2 — protein MCESRLWFRPTNPARASVRGLEFDSGLFGAGARRRVAANLGPVPASIMGDSRDSRSPDSSSVSSPPSGQRSPPLVPSAAASMTSLPPITTTGVSSPISSIDSPFSVISSSMGSPCLPGTPSVGYGPISSPQINSTVSMSGLHAVSSSDDVKPPLGLKQLSSHSQGPMLSQKRLCCICGDRSSGKHYGVYSCEGCKGFFKRTVRKDLTYTCRDNKDCTVDKRQRNRCQYCRYQKCLAMGMKREAVQEERQRNKEREGEVESTSVVNEEMPVEKILEAEMAVEQKTELHADGSSGCSSPNDPVTNICQAADKQLFTLVEWAKRIPHFSELPLDDQVILLRAGWNELLIASFSHRSISVKDGILLATGLHVHRNSAHSAGVGAIFDRVLTELVSKMRDMQMDKTELGCLRAIILFNPGLYSSLSDFTIRHVLIGDLCRTTLSSSRVLSGSHHFYQDAKGLSNPSEVELLRERVYASLEAYCKQKYPDQQGRFAKLLLRLPALRSIGLKCLEHLFFFKLIGDTPIDTFLMEMLEAPHQLT, from the exons ATGTGCGAA AGCCGTCTTTGGTTTCGCCCAACAAACCCGGCCCGGGCCTCAGTCCGCGGTCTTGAGTTTGACAGCGGGCTGTTCGGAGCTGGAGCACGTCGGCGTGTTGCTGCCAACCTCGGCCCGGTCCCAGCCTCCATCATGGGAGACAGCAGGG ATTCCCGTAGCCCAGACAGCTCGTCTGTGTCCTCCCCTCCATCAGGCCAGCGCTCGCCTCCGCTGGTTccctcagctgcagcttccatGACCTCCCTGCCTCCTATCACCACCACTGGTGTCAGCAGCCCCATCAGTAGCATTGATTCCCCGTTTTCTGTCATCAGCTCTTCCATGGGTTCCCCATGTCTACCTGGCACACCTTCAGTTGGCTATGGGCCCATTAGCAGTCCACAG ATCAACTCAACAGTTTCTATGTCAGGGCTTCATGCAGTGAGCAGCTCTGACGATGTGAAACCTCCGCTGGGCTTGAAGCAGCTGTCGTCCCACAGCCAGGGACCGATGCTTTCTCAGAAACGCCTTTGTTGCATCTGTGGAGACAGATCCTCTG GCAAGCACTATGGCGTTTACAGCTGTGAGGGCTGTAAAGGCTTCTTTAAGAGGACAGTGCGCAAGGATTTGACCTATACCTGTCGGGACAATAAAGACTGCACTGTGGACAAAAGACAGAGGAACCGCTGCCAGTACTGCCGTTACCAGAAGTGCCTGGCCATGGGGATGAAGAGGGAAG ctgtccAAGAGGAGCGGCAGAGAAACAAGGAGCGAGAAGGTGAAGTGGAGTCGACCAGCGTGGTGAACGAGGAGATGCCGGTAGAGAAGATTTTGGAGGCGGAGATGGCTGTAGAGCAGAAGACGGAGCTGCATGCAGATGGAAGCTCAGGATGCAGCTCT CCCAACGACCCTGTCACCAACATCTGCCAGGCAGCAGACAAGCAGCTCTTCACACTGGTGGAGTGGGCCAAGAGGATCCCTCACTTCTCTGAGCTACCCCTGGATGACCAAGTCATCCTGCTACGTGCAG GTTGGAATGAGCTCCTGATTGCATCATTCTCCCATCGCTCCATCTCGGTAAAGGATGGGATTCTACTGGCCACTGGTCTGCATGTCCACAGGAACAGCGCTCACAGTGCGGGCGTCGGCGCCAtctttgacag AGTTTTGACTGAACTTGTAAGCAAGATGAGGGACATGCAGATGGACAAAACAGAGCTGGGCTGCCTGCGAGCCATCATCCTGTTCAAcccag GCCTTTACAGCAGTCTCTCTGACTTCACCATCAG GCACGTCTTGATCGGAGACCTTTGCAGAACTACTTTGTCTTCGTCCAGAGTCCTCTCTGGATCACATCATTTCTACCA AGATGCCAAGGGGCTGTCCAACCCCAGTgaagtggagctgctgagggAGAGAGTGTACGCATCTCTGGAGGCTTACTGCAAACAGAAATACCCCGATCAGCAGGGCAG GTTTGCAAAGCTCCTCCTCCGGCTCCCAGCGCTGCGCTCCATTGGTCTGAAGTGCCTGGAGCACCTGTTCTTCTTCAAACTGATTGGGGACACACCCATTGACACCTTCCTGATGGAGATGCTAGAGGCGCCTCATCAGCTCACCTAG